ccagctttaaaataaaacctttaaaataaaccttaaaaaggtttcattttaaataaaaactaaaaaacacaaaaacaacatgagagtagaacctggtcctgttaggagctctaaacccggtcctgttggagctctaaacccggtcctgttaggagctctaaacccggtcctgttggagctctaaacccggtcctgtttggagttttAAACCCAGTTTAACTGATTGTGTAAAAATcgttaaagtttgatttttgaaggtttttcctcagagtttttaacattttatttcctgtcttCTTCCACCCATCACCTGTCGTAAGCCCCGCCTCCTCCCCATAGAGAAAGTGGGAatcgccatggcaaccagtgactcagcagattctggGTCAGTCCTTCTTCTCTCATCTTCAAACTTTAATGTTCAGCAGAATACAACAGGAAAAAGTCTGAACCTGgagttcaaaataaagctcatattaacacttcaaaataagagtctggctCTGTTGCGGCTTAGATTATTTCAACAGGAAGTGTCCAGATCTGGTTTGTTTTCGTTGAAATAGACGAGAAgctctttcagttttgttttctgctctaaaatagaaaataaatcaaaattgtcctgagtttgaatattttattaaaaatatgaagttttttattacaaattctTGCAAGTTTGAAAAAGAAGttgtcaaaaaacaacattcaaacagaaataggacatgaaaagtgaaacaatttaaaaaatattttttaaactaaaaagaagaaacttgatgcagaaaaagtttcaacatttaaaactaaagtgcagtaaataatgaaataaaaaataaaatctaaaagattTTGTCTTCACTTTGGaaacatttacagtataaatttacatttttatgtgcaaataaaccatcagacaaaaaaaacagctttacaggaagatcttaaaacatttcaatcttTCCTTTCAGGGTTTGTCTTCTGAAAACTTAACTGGAtaaatttcaaataataattaaaagataaaaaaacatccCAACCTGAACGCTGACAGATTCTGAAaccttttctttacatttttaataatattttaaccCTCGGAGGATTTTTAAGTCTTAAACCttgaaaagtgttgttttttcctgacaGACAAGAACGTCTCAAACGATGTGTTCAAGGACAAGAAAAACTCCGCTGTAACAGACGCTGTCATTGTGgtaaaaaaagctacaaacttGTTTTGTATGAGATTTAAGtgattaaaagcagaaagtcagagttattaaaactatttaaagcttctaaaaagataaaagttattTCAGATGAATTATTGATGAAAAGtgtaactaaaattaaactaatgttttctttaaacttctAGTAATCACATAAACCACAAAAAGAAtcataaacaggaagtgacctcgTTTCATGGAGTCCATTTTCTGATGTTCCAGCTCAGCCAGAATCTTCTGTTTTAGACAAACTGAGGCGTgagaaacagaagaagttcATCCGGAACATTTCCGGTGTGCCGCCACATGTTTGTCCACCTCGGCCCTGGAGACGAAGCGTGGACGGCAGCAGATCCTCCTCCTGGTTTTGTGTTTGGGGTTCCTCTGGTACATGTCTGCAGCGAGGAGGAGACAACCATCAGAGgagcaacagaagaagaaggctTTCTGCTGGTTCACGGTTGTTGGATTGGTTGGTGCTCGCTGACagtttcatctttgttttggaCTAAAACTGTCTGAAGAGGCAAGCTGAGGTGTGATGTTACCTTTAAAGCAGACGAGGTACTCCCTTTGACCTTTCAGGACTttgacttcagctgttttatcagACAGATACGCCTCCTCCAGAGTCTGAGACGTCACTGATGTAGATCGCTGCTTGTCATCCTAAACGAGATGCCAGGCAACGTTacaagcagaaacatttctCCCAGGAACCATCCTCAGCCCAACTCACCAGCTGTCCGTACTCGACCCAGTTCCCACGGTCCCCCTTGTAGTACCACAGCCACCGGGTGGTCAGGCTGTAGTGAGGCGGCTTCGTTACAGAAGAAACCGTGGAGAGACGGCGAACGGGCAGCGACTCCCACGTCATGGTCACGAAGTTCACGGGCTGACTGTTGCTGCTGAAGAACGAGAGAAGAAACCATTAGATCTTCATCAAGCCGACTTCAGGTGAGCTGAGACTTCTTACCTGAGGGACTTTGAGGGTTCGCAGTAATCTCGCTCAATGTCCTCCATGTTCAGGAGGTCCGTCCAGGTGTCTGCAACAAGCACCTCCCACTTGTACGGCAGATGGAAGTGAACCTGGCGACAGTTTTCTACAGGAACATAAGAAAAGTACCAACAGAGGTGAAAGGTCAGTTTCACTGATAAAGACGCTGTCCAACAGTTCAATTAAAGAACATGGAACTGCAGAACAAtgcatcttattttgaagattTCTTTGCTGGAAGTGGCCTTAGTAAAAACAAGATCCAATGTGGACACTTTGTCCCCTAAACATGGACAACTTCCTGTGGACCGTCCTACGGATGGACATAAGGGAACAAagggtttgacatttctatgtcATGCTAAAGCCTCGACAAGGCTTTAACTAAGGGGTcaactgtgaccttgacctttggcccagtgaccttgaaatcaatagggatcacccctgacccatgacagtttgacatttctaagTTAAAGGGTTTATAGCTGCTGTCAAAGACAACTCATTATTCAATATTCAGTTAAAGAGAGCGATAAATATTAGTATTTGATATGAAACATTCaataataaagaagaaacaacTCTCTGTAACGTATGTGGTTAAAGTTCCTTTTTGGGTTAAAGAGCCATTAAAATGTTATCATTGGCTTAAAGAGCCACACAGAAGTTTCCCTGAagacaaacagttttttattttgttctgtttgtgagAAGAAGTTGTATAAAACAGTCTTTATTCCTCTGGAGGTAATGAGGTAcgatttcttgttttatttgtcttttatttatgtaaatccTTGTTATTTTCTGTGAGCTCATTTAGATTTGTGTCTTCTTAGTTCTGACAGCCTTTTGGGAGCATTGTTAGCCATGTTGTCCACAATAAATGTCTGTTAAACCCCAGAAGGACGCTGAACTGAGTAACAGATGGACGGACGGCGCGTCCCGTAACCGTCTCGCTTTAGGACAGCCGAAGAAGAGCAGGACACCAGCTGAACTTCAGCTCTTTCAGCAGATGGGTGCTCCAACTTCAGGTGTTTCtatcttttatacttttcaaaatatttcactttatttaaaaaatttgccataggacaaacatttttttattttctgcttcagctgtttttcttgttctaCTGCTAGCTTAATAAAAGTCAAAGCAGTTTAAACTCGAGTGAACTTGGTGAGTATCTGctgtatatttttctttaaagctcttATTTGAAGGAATCCTTTGATCCTAATAAAATGTGGCCCTGTGCTGCCACCTAGAGGACGATGTGCAGCGATGTGATCAGATTTTCTGGAACTCACGGAGGAACCTGCAGCTGTTCCTCAGGAAGTGCAGACAGATTTCCTTCATCTCGTCTCTTTGAGCTGCTTTAATGATCGAGTCCGTTTCAGTTtctaaaaaacaagaataaataaaagtcatcaCAACATCCTTAAATGCTAATGTGACAGAAATGATCCAAACAGTCgtatttatgaaacaaatattttacatttacaggACTAAAACTTATTTATAGGAGCAGTTTtctcatattttaataaactatgTTGTATGTGTGAGATGGGGGGGCAGCTCAGTCCTCAGTGTCCTCAGTGTCCTTAGTGTCCTCAGTGTCCTCAGTGTCTTTTCTTTGAGACTTACCTTCTTCAGAGAACTGGGCTGCATCTCCACACAGCAGTTCTTATCTTCATGAGAAACTTCTCATTTATTGGACTATTTTATAACTATTACTACACTCCTGACAACAGTTCTGTTGAAGTACCTTTACTGAAATGATGAGAAGTAGAGACTTGAAACAAGTGATTTATGCTAACGTCTTGGCTCTcaccaggagcaggagcagcaggaggagcaggaggagcagcaggaggagcaggaggagcaggaggagcggTGAGGAGGTGGAGGTTCCTGTAGATCAGTGGCAGGTCTCGGATGATGTCTCCACTCAGTCCTCTCTCCTCCAGCATCCTCTGAGCGTGCGGCTCGATGGCGTGAAGTCGTTTACAGGCGTGTCCGAACCTGCAGCCTCCCTGAACAAAGTGCTGACACAGGTGGACTTTGGAGCAGTTCTTCTGAAAGCTGCAGGCGCCGTGAGGACCGGAACCTTTGTTGTAGTGCAGACACACCTGGAGAAGAACCGACAGGAGGTCCACGTTAGACTCGGAGGAGATAAAAACACTTCTCTTTAATTGACGTTTATTATTACAGCTCCAATTCTGACAAAGTTAGTCtgttgaataaaatgtgaataaaaacagaatctaaTGATTATCTAATCTGATAAACTCAGATTTTATTCccagtggaacacagtaaacagatCAGATGGTCAAACTAAGAAACTGAACCATTAAAGGAGAAAACCAGATCCTTCTGAATCTGCTGGCagcagatgttccagatgttctcctctgtgcagcatctgtaaacatctggacctgaggtcgtctcattctgtctgttcaacagtcctggatgggagcagatgttgttctaatgCACCttcataccatcagagaggcaggctgacctcagaacagaggagacacatctgtccacatctggcttctctctgcctgatagagctttaagcagcatttgtggaaggcacggtgaactgtgtttacagacagaacagccttgacctttgacctcagaggttaaatgctctttttatgcccggtcctcttactgacctgctgactgacCATCGTACCAAAAAATGGTTCcgtttcttagtttcaacatttattgatctctatgttccactgtgaataaaataagggtttataagatttgaaTATTATTCCCTTTTATTTCTccaagatgttttatttctgttttattctaatTCATGTCTTgattaattatttgaaaaaaaaaacattaaagttccaaacaaaatgagaaaaacacctaaaattaGAAATTGAATACATTAATACTACATATAATTATGTCCAAAGTGACACACAATTGAAACGATTTCCAACTggtcatacttttttttttttatagttttatttttattttttttattttggga
The DNA window shown above is from Kryptolebias marmoratus isolate JLee-2015 linkage group LG18, ASM164957v2, whole genome shotgun sequence and carries:
- the parp12b gene encoding protein mono-ADP-ribosyltransferase PARP12b, which encodes LCQNWSCNNKRQLKRSVFISSESNVDLLSVLLQVCLHYNKGSGPHGACSFQKNCSKVHLCQHFVQGGCRFGHACKRLHAIEPHAQRMLEERGLSGDIIRDLPLIYRNLHLLTAPPAPPAPPAAPPAPPAAPAPETETDSIIKAAQRDEMKEICLHFLRNSCRFLQNCRQVHFHLPYKWEVLVADTWTDLLNMEDIERDYCEPSKSLSSNSQPVNFVTMTWESLPVRRLSTVSSVTKPPHYSLTTRWLWYYKGDRGNWVEYGQLDDKQRSTSVTSQTLEEAYLSDKTAEVKVLKGQREYLVCFKDMYQRNPKHKTRRRICCRPRFVSRAEVDKHVAAHRKCSG